The Lytechinus pictus isolate F3 Inbred chromosome 10, Lp3.0, whole genome shotgun sequence genome includes a window with the following:
- the LOC129270247 gene encoding uncharacterized protein LOC129270247 produces MAYSHRPIYGRSSSDAALNFSITESQNGPGFNSRSNGSVPAAMRAAYAEASREPGSTRISRSGEEFLYQNGSSRFEHQHQYREDYTLPRNTTRRQARGQVSRESNLDEELWKRKTASLPRSKGKQQRGTFHSPSDKGDGYSSRPAYNRQNSAGDSLHYSHKSREDIYLCQNQRTDAHHSVVRASSFQFGSDIDYAYRANMNVQRSQTIASNSKSRTLQTESRGTSVHRSNSPVDDERFRGYSVGSRGSSPRPNIRRANSHGSTHKVGVGNDAGDQSQNTSFSSSVGSPGKKKLSRKPSFKAFGSLIQKMVRQIGSMEEGKGPNIQDGSSGSSIVNGNTDGHHPTSPPCSPVLLHGRVPGLSGLRNHGNTCFMNAIVQCLSNTDVLAEYFVLEQYRGDLSHSKKLSKKFGTKGEVTEQLAVLLKAIWSCKYSPHHTTEFKRIVARHGSQYRGNDQHDAQEFLIWLLDKVHEDLNSAKKKYKQLKVWNTA; encoded by the coding sequence ATGGCATACAGTCACAGGCCAATCTATGGCCGATCTTCTTCTGATGCAGCGCTGAACTTCTCCATCACCGAATCTCAGAATGGACCCGGCTTCAACAGCAGGAGTAACGGGAGCGTACCGGCTGCTATGCGGGCAGCCTACGCTGAGGCAAGTAGAGAGCCCGGGTCGACGAGGATCAGCAGGAGCGGAGAGGAGTTTCTTTATCAGAATGGGTCATCGAGATTTGAGCATCAGCATCAATATCGTGAGGATTATACATTACCAAGGAATACCACAAGACGTCAAGCTAGAGGCCAGGTCAGTAGGGAATCAAACCTTGATGAAGAACTTTGGAAACGTAAAACTGCCAGTTTGCCACGATCAAAAGGAAAGCAGCAGAGGGGTACATTTCATTCACCGAGTGATAAGGGAGATGGATATTCATCAAGACCAGCGTACAATCGTCAAAACAGTGCAGGAGATAGCCTTCATTATAGTCATAAATCTAGGGAAGATATCTACTTGTGTCAGAATCAAAGAACTGACGCTCATCATTCTGTTGTTAGAGCATCAAGTTTTCAGTTCGGATCTGATATTGATTATGCTTATCGTGCAAACATGAATGTCCAACGTTCACAAACTATTGCATCAAATTCAAAGTCAAGGACATTGCAGACAGAAAGTAGAGGCACGTCAGTGCACCGTAGCAATAGTCCTGTGGATGATGAGAGGTTTCGAGGCTACAGTGTGGGTTCGAGGGGATCGAGTCCTCGTCCAAACATCCGACGCGCAAACTCCCATGGCAGCACGCATAAGGTGGGCGTAGGTAATGATGCTGGGGATCAGAGCCAGAATACTTCTTTCTCCTCATCAGTTGGAAGTCCTGGTAAAAAGAAACTGTCCCGAAAGCCTTCTTTTAAAGCATTTGGTTCGCTTATCCAAAAGATGGTGCGGCAGATCGGGAGTATGGAAGAAGGAAAAGGGCCCAACATTCAAGATGGATCGTCGGGAAGCAGCATCGTGAATGGGAACACTGATGGCCATCATCCTACTTCCCCACCTTGCAGCCCAGTCCTTCTCCATGGACGCGTCCCGGGGCTGTCTGGTCTccgtaaccatggcaacacttGTTTCATGAATGCCATTGTCCAATGTCTGAGCAATACGGACGTTCTGGCAGAATACTTTGTGTTGGAGCAATATAGAGGGGATCTCTCACATTCCAAGAAACTAAGCAAAAAGTTTGGAACCAAAGGAGAAGTGACAGAGCAGTTGGCCGTTCTCCTGAAAGCTATCTGGAGTTGCAAATATTCACCTCATCATACTACGGAATTCAAGCGAATAGTGGCGCGACATGGCAGTCAGTACAGAGGAAATGACCAGCATGATGCACAAGAATTTCTTATTTGGCTTCTTGACAAAGTCCATGAAGACCTCAACAGTGCAAAGAAGAAATACAAACAACTAAAGGTATGGAATACGGCATGA